Genomic DNA from Veillonella criceti:
GGTATGTTATTTATCGTCGACGTCAAACTGCATAGGGGGGAGTCATTATGAAACGGTGTATTACTTATATGATGATGGCTTTGGCTATGGTTAGCCTATTTATTGTTAGTGGCTGCGGTGGCAATTTAGGCAGTTCACAGGATTTTTCTGGTACATGGGGCTATGTAGAAACTGCGTCACCAATAGGAAATAATGAAATAGACTATGAGTATAATCAAGATACAATTTATGTAGTTACATTAGAGAAAAAAAGTGAACATACCTATGCAGCTGACTTTAAAGACTACAAATATTCTTATAAAGGTAGTAGTTTTTTGAATCGGGATGAATATGAACGAGGGGATCGTTGGATAACATTTTTTATTCCAGATGGACCTAATAGTCAAGGATTACTGCCTAAAGTAGAACCAGTATATGAGTTCAAATTGGTAGCTCATGATATGGAAACCATCAGTTTTACTGAACGAGATGGAGTATTATATGTTGATGAAAGTGGTTTAGAATACACGTATGATAAAGATAATGATGCATTAGTAAGTGGTAAAACTGTATTACATCGTATTAAAGATGGAGATATTACATCATTGAAAGAGGAAGTTCAACAACATATTAAAGATTTTTATACAAAAGAATATGTAGATACTAAAAAACGTGATATTACTAATATTAAATTTAATGATGCCCCTAAAAGCAAATAAAGTTCTTCCCTTTTCTTAAATCATCTTTATATTTGGGGGGAACGGCGTAAATGTAGCAAGTAAAATAAAAGGATAGTGTGCTAGCAAGTACCCTTGTTCGTAAGAACGCAGGTACGGCTAGTACACTATCCTTTTATTCTTTTAAAATTATACGGCGTATCCTAAAGTTAAAGTTGATATTTTTTATTCCACAATGTTCTCACACCAAAGTAGAGCAAGAGGAAGGAGGATAGGCAAACGGTAGTACAGTTGGCGACCATAATTGTAATTTGGTAGAGAACGGCTTCATTTGGCATAGCACCCGCTAAAATTTGACCTGTCATCATACCTGGCAAGGCAATGATACCCATACCGACCATGGAATTCATAGTTGGTAAAAAAGCCGTTTCAAGAGCCTGATTAATAAAAGGTCGTAAGATTTTAGCGGGATGAGCGCCTATATTTAGAAGTACTTCGATTTGATGCCGGTTGCTGTCCAAGGCTTCTTTAAAGGCTTTTAGCGCGAGTGTAGCTCCATTCATTGTGGCGCTGACTAACATACCACTAATAGGAATGATATATTGTGGTACAAGGATATTTTTTTGAATAACTACTATTAGCATAAATAAAACAATAGTTAAGCAAGTGATGATGATGGAGGCGGCCGTTATATATTGAAAACGGCGATTGAGCCAAGGATTTTTTCGCAAGGTACGAAATACGGCAAATCCAATCATTAGGGATAAGTACGCTAAAATATATAATGGTGAGGGATTTTTAAAAATATATAAAAGCACATAACCGGCAATAATGAGTTGCACGGTCATTTGAATGGTGCCGAGTAGAAGAAATTTAGTTTGGTCAATATGGCAATATTTAAATACACCGACTACAAGTAAAAGTAATAAATAAATGGATAGGAAACCACTTAGTTGCATCGTAATTGCTTCTGTCATAGATATACCCCTTTGTGTGCTAGTGATTACATATGGAATAGTTTGCGGGCTTTTTCTTTAGCTTTTAGTTCAATTAGATGGTCACTAAATTTAGGATAGAGACCATCGTCATGAGAGATAACTAGGCAGGTTTTATTAT
This window encodes:
- a CDS encoding ABC transporter permease; this encodes MTEAITMQLSGFLSIYLLLLLVVGVFKYCHIDQTKFLLLGTIQMTVQLIIAGYVLLYIFKNPSPLYILAYLSLMIGFAVFRTLRKNPWLNRRFQYITAASIIITCLTIVLFMLIVVIQKNILVPQYIIPISGMLVSATMNGATLALKAFKEALDSNRHQIEVLLNIGAHPAKILRPFINQALETAFLPTMNSMVGMGIIALPGMMTGQILAGAMPNEAVLYQITIMVANCTTVCLSSFLLLYFGVRTLWNKKYQL